A stretch of Lysobacter sp. K5869 DNA encodes these proteins:
- a CDS encoding phospholipase D family protein codes for MSRLPDTDSESPAPVRRPRWLRRVLALVLLAWIASGVYHVYKPLPAGVSVAGPLRTAREVALLTDITWTDPQGARHSDQHVFDEALRLIGQADRAIVADQFLFNDFGSENPGDARYRKLSQELTDALIARKRAVPGLTVVLITDPINTVYGGRASPYLDQLREAGVEVVATDLARLRTPNPAWSGLWQLCCRWAGNDADGGWLPNPLGPGKVGLRSWLALLNLNANHRKTLVVDQGPDWTALVASANPHDASSLHGNVALRFSGAAALDLLASERAVVALSGAAWPRALPAAVPPESIVDTTSAPRVQVLTEAKIRDALLAAVDGARGGDRLDIAVFYFSHRRLVDAVVAAHKRGVGVRVLLDPNEDAFGRKKNGVPNRQVASELVAAGVPVRWCDTHGEQCHAKLLLRTGSDGKIELIAGSANYTRRNLDDYNLESSARVVALDDAPVAQQAKAYFEHSWSNGDGQTISADYAKYADESTLRKIWYRIAEASGLSSF; via the coding sequence ATGTCCCGCCTCCCCGATACCGATTCCGAGTCCCCCGCCCCCGTCCGCCGCCCGCGCTGGCTGCGCCGCGTCCTCGCGCTGGTCCTGCTGGCCTGGATCGCCAGCGGCGTCTACCACGTCTACAAGCCGCTGCCCGCCGGGGTCAGCGTGGCCGGCCCGCTGCGCACCGCGCGCGAAGTCGCCCTGCTCACCGACATCACCTGGACCGACCCGCAAGGCGCGCGCCACAGCGATCAGCACGTGTTCGACGAAGCGCTGCGCCTGATCGGCCAAGCCGACCGCGCCATCGTCGCCGACCAGTTCCTGTTCAACGATTTCGGCAGCGAAAACCCCGGCGATGCGCGCTACCGCAAGCTCAGCCAGGAACTCACCGACGCGCTGATCGCGCGCAAACGCGCCGTGCCGGGTTTGACCGTGGTGCTGATCACCGACCCCATCAACACCGTCTACGGCGGCCGCGCCTCGCCGTATCTGGATCAGTTGCGCGAAGCCGGCGTCGAAGTCGTCGCCACCGACCTCGCCCGCCTGCGCACGCCGAACCCGGCATGGTCGGGCCTGTGGCAGTTGTGCTGCCGCTGGGCCGGCAACGACGCCGACGGCGGCTGGCTGCCCAATCCGCTCGGCCCCGGCAAAGTCGGCCTGCGCAGTTGGCTGGCGCTGCTGAATCTCAACGCCAACCACCGCAAGACCCTCGTCGTCGATCAAGGCCCGGACTGGACCGCGCTGGTGGCCTCGGCCAATCCGCACGACGCCAGCAGCCTGCACGGCAACGTCGCCCTGCGCTTCAGCGGCGCCGCCGCGCTGGATCTGCTCGCCAGCGAGCGCGCGGTGGTCGCGCTGTCGGGCGCGGCGTGGCCGCGCGCGTTGCCGGCCGCGGTTCCGCCCGAGAGCATCGTCGACACCACCAGCGCGCCGCGCGTGCAAGTGCTGACCGAGGCCAAGATCCGCGACGCCCTGCTCGCCGCGGTCGACGGCGCGCGCGGCGGCGACCGGCTCGATATCGCCGTGTTCTATTTCTCGCACCGGCGCCTGGTCGATGCCGTGGTCGCCGCGCACAAGCGCGGCGTCGGCGTGCGCGTGCTGCTGGATCCGAACGAAGACGCCTTCGGCCGCAAGAAGAACGGCGTGCCGAACCGGCAAGTCGCCTCCGAATTGGTCGCCGCCGGCGTTCCGGTGCGCTGGTGCGACACCCACGGCGAGCAATGCCACGCCAAGCTGCTGCTGCGCACGGGCAGCGACGGCAAGATCGAATTGATCGCCGGTTCGGCCAATTACACGCGGCGCAATCTGGACGACTACAACCTGGAATCCAGCGCGCGCGTGGTGGCCCTGGACGACGCGCCGGTGGCGCAGCAGGCCAAGGCCTATTTCGAGCACAGCTGGAGCAACGGCGACGGGCAGACCATCAGCGCCGATTACGCCAAATACGCCGACGAATCGACGCTGCGCAAGATTTGGTACCGCATCGCGGAGGCGAGCGGGTTGTCGAGTTTCTGA
- a CDS encoding glycosyltransferase: MNILMLSDVYFPRVNGVSTSIRTFAQSLARMGHAVTLVAPDYGPGSGQELHDSDEFEIVRLPARVIFFDPEDRLIRAPDMRRILPKLAKRPWDVIHIHTPFRAHRLGVRLAELTGRPTVETYHTYFEEYIGHYLPWAPVALLRLVARRLSRMLCHGVDHLIVPTAQMVEVLNRYGIATPSTVLPTGIDLSEFARGDGAAFRAEHGIEATRPTLVTVSRLAVEKNIAFLLQVARKLIVDFPDLMFIVAGEGPDAERLKRLSKEYGLDRNVRFFGNLDRRTTLLDAYRAGDAFVFASPTETQGLVLIEAMALGVPIVSTAVMGTATVLRDARSAVVSEENVDAFAAHVADVLRSPELRARLSAAGPVDARGWSTQGLMEQVVALYQRLAQAAPRQLAAARAQAQTAR; encoded by the coding sequence ATGAACATCCTGATGCTCTCGGACGTGTACTTCCCGCGGGTCAACGGGGTGTCGACCTCGATCCGCACCTTCGCCCAGTCGCTGGCGCGGATGGGCCACGCGGTGACCCTGGTCGCGCCGGATTACGGCCCGGGCAGCGGCCAGGAACTGCACGACAGCGACGAGTTCGAGATCGTCCGCCTGCCGGCCCGGGTCATCTTCTTCGACCCCGAGGACCGCCTGATCCGCGCCCCGGACATGCGCCGGATCCTGCCGAAACTGGCGAAGCGCCCGTGGGACGTGATCCACATCCACACCCCGTTCCGCGCCCACCGCCTGGGCGTGCGGCTGGCCGAGCTGACCGGCCGGCCGACGGTGGAGACGTACCACACCTATTTCGAGGAATACATCGGCCACTACCTGCCGTGGGCGCCGGTGGCGCTGCTGCGGCTGGTCGCGCGGCGGCTGTCGCGCATGCTCTGCCACGGCGTCGATCACCTGATCGTGCCGACCGCGCAGATGGTCGAGGTGCTGAACCGCTACGGCATCGCCACGCCCTCGACCGTGCTGCCGACCGGCATCGACCTGAGCGAGTTCGCGCGCGGCGACGGCGCGGCGTTCCGCGCCGAGCACGGCATCGAGGCGACGCGGCCGACGCTGGTGACGGTGAGCCGTCTGGCCGTGGAGAAGAACATCGCCTTCCTGCTGCAGGTGGCGCGCAAGCTGATCGTCGACTTCCCGGATCTGATGTTCATCGTCGCCGGCGAAGGCCCGGACGCGGAGCGGCTCAAGCGTTTGTCGAAGGAATACGGGCTCGACCGCAACGTGCGCTTCTTCGGCAATCTCGACCGCCGCACCACCTTGCTCGACGCCTACCGCGCCGGCGACGCCTTCGTGTTCGCCTCGCCGACCGAGACCCAAGGCCTGGTGCTGATCGAAGCGATGGCGCTGGGCGTGCCGATCGTCTCCACCGCGGTGATGGGCACCGCGACGGTGTTGCGCGATGCGCGCAGCGCGGTGGTCAGCGAGGAGAACGTCGACGCCTTCGCCGCGCACGTGGCCGATGTGCTGCGCTCGCCGGAACTGCGCGCGCGGCTTTCCGCGGCCGGGCCGGTGGACGCGCGCGGCTGGAGCACGCAAGGCTTGATGGAGCAGGTGGTGGCGCTATACCAGCGGTTGGCCCAGGCCGCGCCGCGCCAGCTCGCGGCGGCGCGCGCGCAGGCGCAGACGGCGCGCTGA
- a CDS encoding MFS transporter: protein MPYTDDTQTPPRESLFAPRYRGLTVGAVALVSLVGFEALAVTTAMPTVARALDGLPLYALAFAGTLAASVVGMVAAGPWADARGPGGPLRHGIAWFALGLIVAGLAPSMGWLIAGRIVQGFGGGLISVALYVVVGRVYPPALRVKIFAAFAAAWVLPAIVGPAISGAIVEHVGWRWVFLSVPLVAALAACWVLPSLRGLGPIAEAEPARPGDAMRLPWAVLATASLLALHYGGQRSGWTALAWLLPAALALTLAASRLLPPGALRAARGLPTVVSLRGIAAGAYFLTEAYIPLLLSSERGLSPTWAGAVLTLGAIGWSTGSWLRGRNAHPRRPWRYLQAGMAMIALGVTAIAALALLRAPIALGIAGWIVSGLGMGLIYPTLSVLMLELSPPQEQGRNSSALHLGDAMYTAAALALGGSVFAALLSRSHTLAYVCGFAIAFALAALGLMLAARVRVLPRA, encoded by the coding sequence GTGCCCTATACCGACGACACGCAAACACCGCCGCGCGAAAGCCTGTTCGCCCCGCGCTACCGCGGCCTCACCGTCGGCGCGGTCGCGCTGGTCAGCTTGGTCGGCTTCGAGGCGCTGGCGGTGACCACGGCGATGCCGACCGTGGCGCGCGCGCTCGACGGCTTGCCGCTGTACGCGCTCGCCTTCGCCGGAACGCTCGCCGCCAGCGTGGTCGGCATGGTCGCCGCCGGCCCCTGGGCCGACGCGCGCGGTCCCGGCGGGCCGCTGCGCCACGGCATCGCCTGGTTCGCGCTCGGGCTGATCGTGGCCGGGCTGGCGCCGTCGATGGGTTGGCTGATCGCCGGACGCATCGTGCAGGGCTTCGGCGGCGGCTTGATCTCGGTGGCGCTGTACGTGGTGGTCGGGCGGGTCTATCCGCCGGCGCTGCGGGTCAAGATCTTCGCCGCGTTCGCCGCCGCGTGGGTGTTGCCGGCGATCGTCGGCCCTGCGATCAGCGGCGCCATCGTCGAACACGTCGGCTGGCGCTGGGTGTTCCTGTCGGTGCCGCTGGTGGCGGCGCTGGCCGCGTGCTGGGTGCTGCCGTCGCTGCGCGGGCTGGGCCCGATCGCCGAGGCCGAACCGGCGCGCCCCGGCGACGCGATGCGCTTGCCGTGGGCGGTGCTCGCCACCGCCAGCCTGCTGGCGCTGCATTACGGCGGCCAGCGCAGCGGCTGGACCGCGCTGGCGTGGCTGCTGCCCGCGGCGCTCGCGCTGACGCTGGCGGCCTCGCGCCTGCTCCCGCCCGGCGCGCTGCGCGCCGCGCGCGGGCTGCCCACCGTGGTCTCGCTGCGCGGCATCGCCGCCGGCGCGTATTTCCTCACCGAGGCCTACATCCCGCTGCTGCTGTCGTCCGAACGCGGCCTGTCGCCGACCTGGGCCGGCGCGGTGCTGACCCTCGGCGCGATCGGCTGGTCCACCGGCTCGTGGCTGCGCGGCCGCAACGCGCACCCGCGCCGGCCGTGGCGCTATCTGCAAGCCGGCATGGCGATGATCGCGCTGGGCGTGACCGCGATCGCCGCGCTGGCGCTGCTGCGCGCGCCGATCGCGCTCGGCATCGCCGGCTGGATCGTTTCGGGGCTGGGCATGGGCCTGATCTATCCGACCCTGTCGGTGCTGATGCTGGAACTGTCGCCGCCGCAGGAACAAGGGCGCAATTCCTCGGCGCTGCACCTAGGCGATGCGATGTACACCGCCGCCGCGCTGGCGCTCGGCGGCTCGGTGTTCGCGGCCTTGCTGAGCCGCTCGCACACCTTGGCCTATGTGTGCGGCTTCGCCATCGCGTTCGCGTTGGCGGCCTTGGGGCTGATGCTGGCGGCGCGGGTGCGGGTACTGCCGCGGGCTTGA
- the soxR gene encoding redox-sensitive transcriptional activator SoxR: MSVAMELSVGQVAERSGVAVSALHFYEAKGLIHSVRTAGNQRRYSRDTLRRIAVIRVAQRVGMPLATIREALETLPDSRVPTRADWSRLSAAWKDELEQRIAHLTLMRDTLDQCIGCGCLSLDRCRLANPEDALGGQGTGAQRWAAALKESRGKRRGKRQDE, from the coding sequence ATGAGCGTGGCGATGGAATTGAGCGTGGGGCAGGTGGCCGAGCGCTCCGGCGTGGCGGTGTCGGCGCTGCATTTCTACGAGGCCAAGGGGTTGATCCACAGCGTGCGCACCGCCGGCAATCAGCGCCGCTACAGCCGCGACACGTTGCGCCGGATCGCGGTGATCCGGGTCGCGCAACGCGTGGGCATGCCGCTGGCGACGATCCGCGAAGCCTTGGAAACGCTGCCCGATTCGCGCGTGCCCACGCGCGCCGACTGGAGCCGACTGTCGGCGGCGTGGAAAGACGAGTTGGAGCAACGCATCGCCCATCTGACCTTGATGCGCGACACCTTGGATCAGTGCATCGGTTGCGGTTGCCTGTCGCTGGACCGTTGCCGCTTGGCCAATCCCGAGGATGCGTTGGGCGGTCAGGGCACCGGTGCGCAACGCTGGGCGGCGGCGTTGAAGGAGAGCCGGGGCAAGCGGCGCGGCAAGCGACAGGACGAGTGA
- a CDS encoding PHB depolymerase family esterase — translation MSAAFRPLRRPARRAARRWPLLSVLLAAAACAAPAFASSEVTGFGGNPGNLRMFAYVPPNLPADAPLVVALHGCSQSAASYDAETGWEMLAQRWRFALLLPQQQSANNSSTCFNWFEPGDTARGQGEALSIKQMIDRMRADHATSNSRVYVTGLSAGGAMAAALLAVYPDTFAGGAIVAGLPYRCATSSSAAFSCMSPGTDLSPQQWGDKVRAASSHAGPWPIVSLWQGDADYLVRPMNQTELMQQWTNVHGIDQTPEVEDTVAGVAHKVYRDAAGRALVETYTVAGMGHGVPVDPGNGESQCGTAGAYVLDANICSSYYIARFWGLDDLDPNPPQAVLTAPADGAAVSGTVTLTAEASDDVGVERVEFLLDGAVLGSDASAPYSLQWNSANASDGAHRLQARAFDLAGNTGSSAAVTIQVSGGGAATLVMEFDNEDANDGYVKANADGSAAAAGTLEASYGLASGRGADAKLNRSLLSFDTSALPDGASIVAATLSVAFRSAYGDPWSSPAGNRLLIDARRGCFGGCAIEAGDYAAAADADAVAELARFTGGRQSSGAFDAAGLSAIDPAGRTQLRLRFEQAPVGTNYLWIDRGAGAKLRVEYRP, via the coding sequence ATGTCCGCCGCATTCCGCCCGCTCCGCCGGCCCGCGCGCCGCGCGGCCCGTCGCTGGCCGCTGCTGTCCGTCCTGCTCGCCGCCGCGGCCTGCGCCGCGCCCGCGTTCGCTTCCAGCGAAGTGACCGGCTTCGGCGGCAACCCCGGCAATCTGCGCATGTTCGCCTACGTGCCGCCGAACCTGCCGGCCGACGCGCCGCTGGTGGTCGCGCTGCACGGCTGCTCGCAAAGCGCGGCCAGCTACGACGCCGAAACCGGCTGGGAAATGCTGGCTCAGCGCTGGCGCTTCGCCCTGCTGCTGCCGCAGCAGCAAAGCGCGAACAACTCCAGCACCTGCTTCAACTGGTTCGAGCCGGGCGACACCGCGCGCGGCCAGGGCGAAGCGCTGTCGATCAAGCAAATGATCGACCGCATGCGCGCCGATCACGCGACCTCGAACAGCCGCGTCTACGTCACCGGCCTGTCCGCCGGCGGCGCGATGGCGGCGGCGCTGCTCGCGGTCTACCCCGACACCTTCGCCGGCGGCGCCATCGTCGCCGGCTTGCCGTACCGCTGCGCGACCTCGTCGTCGGCCGCGTTCTCGTGCATGTCGCCCGGCACCGATCTCAGCCCGCAGCAATGGGGCGACAAGGTGCGCGCCGCGAGTTCGCACGCCGGCCCGTGGCCCATCGTGTCGTTGTGGCAAGGCGACGCCGATTACCTCGTGCGGCCGATGAACCAGACCGAGCTGATGCAGCAATGGACCAACGTCCATGGCATCGACCAAACGCCGGAGGTCGAAGACACCGTCGCCGGCGTCGCGCACAAGGTCTATCGCGACGCGGCCGGCCGCGCCTTGGTCGAGACCTATACCGTCGCCGGCATGGGCCACGGCGTGCCGGTCGACCCGGGCAACGGCGAAAGCCAGTGCGGCACGGCGGGCGCTTACGTTCTCGACGCGAACATTTGTTCGAGCTACTACATCGCGCGTTTCTGGGGGCTGGACGATCTGGACCCGAACCCGCCGCAAGCGGTCTTGACGGCGCCGGCCGACGGTGCCGCGGTCAGCGGCACGGTGACGCTGACCGCCGAAGCCAGCGACGATGTCGGCGTGGAGCGGGTCGAGTTCCTGCTCGACGGCGCGGTGCTCGGCAGCGACGCCAGCGCGCCGTACTCGCTGCAATGGAACAGCGCGAACGCGAGCGACGGCGCGCATCGCTTGCAGGCGCGGGCTTTTGATTTGGCCGGCAACACCGGTTCCTCGGCGGCGGTCACGATCCAGGTCAGCGGAGGCGGCGCCGCGACCTTGGTCATGGAGTTCGACAACGAAGACGCCAACGACGGCTACGTCAAGGCCAACGCCGACGGCAGCGCCGCCGCGGCCGGCACGCTGGAAGCCAGCTACGGCCTCGCCAGCGGCCGCGGCGCCGACGCCAAGCTCAACCGCAGCCTGCTCTCGTTCGACACCTCCGCGTTGCCCGACGGCGCGAGCATCGTCGCCGCCACGCTCAGCGTCGCCTTCCGCAGCGCTTACGGCGACCCGTGGAGTTCGCCGGCCGGCAACCGCCTGCTGATCGACGCGCGCCGCGGATGCTTCGGCGGCTGCGCCATCGAAGCCGGCGACTATGCCGCCGCGGCCGACGCCGACGCGGTCGCCGAACTCGCGCGCTTCACCGGCGGCCGTCAGAGTTCGGGGGCCTTCGACGCGGCGGGCCTGAGCGCCATCGATCCCGCCGGCCGCACCCAGCTGCGGCTGCGTTTCGAGCAAGCCCCTGTCGGCACGAACTATTTGTGGATCGATCGCGGGGCCGGCGCGAAGCTTCGGGTCGAGTATCGGCCGTGA
- a CDS encoding DUF1993 domain-containing protein, whose amino-acid sequence MTVSMYTASVPVLQQLLGSLSTILARTQAHAAERKIDADAYLQARLFPDMFPLLRQVQIACDFAKGIGARLADVAVPAYDDSERSFDELLARVAKTREFLESLEPALFEGAHDREIVLRAGTPKERRFSGHDYLVHYGLPQFFFHATTAYAILRNNGMDIGKRDFMGEY is encoded by the coding sequence ATGACCGTTTCGATGTACACCGCCAGCGTCCCGGTGCTGCAGCAATTGCTCGGCAGCCTGTCCACGATCCTCGCCCGCACCCAGGCCCACGCCGCCGAGCGCAAGATCGACGCCGACGCCTATCTGCAGGCGCGCCTGTTCCCCGACATGTTCCCGCTGCTGCGTCAGGTGCAGATCGCCTGCGATTTCGCCAAGGGCATCGGCGCGCGCCTGGCCGACGTGGCGGTGCCGGCCTACGACGACAGCGAGCGCAGCTTCGACGAATTGCTGGCGCGGGTGGCGAAGACCCGCGAGTTCCTGGAGAGCCTGGAACCGGCCTTGTTCGAGGGCGCGCACGATCGCGAGATCGTGCTGCGCGCGGGCACGCCGAAGGAGCGTCGCTTCAGCGGCCACGACTACCTGGTGCATTACGGCCTGCCGCAGTTCTTCTTCCATGCGACCACCGCGTACGCGATCTTGCGCAACAATGGCATGGACATCGGCAAGCGCGATTTCATGGGCGAATACTGA
- a CDS encoding M48 family metallopeptidase has translation MDPLRYLRGYPPHVLTQVQALIDAGKLGEVLRKRYDHGGHDVRDDKALYEYVVAIKDRYMRKAEPLNKVVYDNKLHVVSQALGTHTAISRVHGGKLKAAREIRIATLFRDAPAPFLEMIAVHELAHLKHRDHDKGFYQLCSHMSPDYHQLEFDLRLYLTAQETEAASKR, from the coding sequence ATGGATCCGCTCCGCTACCTGCGCGGCTACCCGCCGCACGTCCTGACCCAAGTGCAAGCCTTGATCGACGCCGGCAAGCTCGGCGAGGTCTTGCGCAAGCGCTACGACCACGGCGGCCACGACGTGCGCGACGACAAGGCGCTGTACGAATACGTGGTGGCGATCAAAGACCGCTACATGCGCAAGGCCGAGCCGCTCAACAAGGTCGTCTACGACAACAAGCTGCACGTGGTGAGCCAGGCGTTGGGCACCCACACCGCGATCTCGCGCGTGCACGGCGGCAAGCTCAAGGCCGCGCGCGAGATCCGCATCGCCACCTTGTTCCGCGACGCGCCGGCGCCGTTCCTGGAAATGATCGCGGTGCACGAGCTGGCGCATCTGAAGCATCGCGACCACGACAAGGGGTTCTATCAGCTGTGCTCGCACATGAGCCCGGACTATCACCAGCTCGAGTTCGATCTGCGCTTGTATCTGACCGCGCAGGAAACCGAGGCGGCCTCCAAGCGCTGA
- a CDS encoding NADP-dependent oxidoreductase, which translates to MASQRNANESSPSPKVKAVVFDRYGAPEVLRAVELPMPQAAPGEIRVRVRAAGVRPSDIALRSGLSARGGNDGRARFPRRLGNEFAGVVDQVGAGVAEFAVGDEVMGWAAAMSYAEALTVPAEQAVHKPHTMTWAVAGALPSTGQTAHAALRQLGVRAGHTVLIHGAAGALGCVAVQLAVAWGARVIGSAAADDHDYLRTLGALPVADDASGVEHARALAPHGIDALFDTCGHVDFAPWLALAAPQRALSLSRRYGLAELRSQRSRERLAELVAMHQRHGLMVPVREMFPLTRAAEAHRAVERGPARGKVVLMVYEAMPLSLLRLSA; encoded by the coding sequence ATGGCTTCGCAACGCAACGCGAACGAATCCTCACCTTCCCCCAAGGTCAAGGCCGTCGTGTTCGACCGCTACGGCGCGCCGGAAGTGCTGCGCGCGGTCGAGCTGCCGATGCCGCAAGCCGCGCCCGGCGAAATCCGCGTGCGCGTGCGCGCGGCCGGCGTGCGGCCGAGCGACATCGCGCTGCGCAGCGGTTTGAGCGCGCGCGGCGGCAACGACGGCCGCGCGCGTTTCCCGCGCCGGCTCGGCAACGAGTTCGCCGGCGTGGTCGATCAAGTCGGCGCGGGCGTCGCCGAGTTCGCGGTCGGTGACGAAGTGATGGGCTGGGCCGCGGCGATGAGCTACGCCGAAGCGCTGACCGTGCCCGCCGAGCAAGCGGTGCACAAGCCGCACACGATGACCTGGGCGGTCGCCGGCGCCCTGCCCTCGACCGGCCAGACTGCGCACGCTGCGCTGCGCCAGCTCGGCGTGCGGGCCGGCCACACTGTGCTGATCCACGGCGCCGCCGGCGCGCTCGGCTGCGTCGCCGTGCAACTGGCGGTGGCCTGGGGCGCGCGCGTGATCGGCAGCGCCGCCGCGGACGATCACGATTACCTGCGCACGCTCGGCGCGCTGCCCGTGGCCGACGACGCGAGCGGCGTCGAGCACGCCCGCGCGCTGGCCCCGCACGGCATCGATGCGTTGTTCGACACCTGCGGCCACGTCGATTTCGCGCCATGGCTGGCGCTGGCCGCGCCGCAACGCGCGTTGAGCCTGTCGCGGCGTTACGGCTTGGCCGAACTGCGCAGCCAGCGCAGCCGCGAACGTCTGGCCGAACTGGTCGCGATGCACCAGCGCCACGGCCTGATGGTGCCGGTGCGCGAAATGTTCCCGCTGACCCGCGCCGCCGAAGCGCACCGCGCGGTCGAGCGCGGCCCGGCGCGCGGCAAGGTGGTGCTGATGGTCTACGAGGCCATGCCGCTGTCGCTGCTGAGGCTCAGCGCATGA
- a CDS encoding oxidoreductase: MSESAPLRVALIGYGFAGKTFHAPLIAATPGLALSVVGSSDAAKVAADVPGAAVVADPLRAATDPRADLIVIATPNHSHAPLARAALAAGKHVVVDKPFTLDLSEARELAALAQRHDRLLSVFQNRRWDSDYLGVKRAIESGRLGEIAHFESHIDRFRPQVRERWREQAGPGTGVWWDLGPHLADQALQLFGLPERVFASLATQREGAVVADWAHVVLEYPRLRAILHAGMLAAGGVSRFLVHGSAGSVAKARADRQEAQLLAGMKPGAPGWGEDDDELRWFGADAQERWPTPVGDQRNYYAQVRDAVAGRGANPVSPLQAVALMAVLEAAEASAAQGRALAPALSEEERAAFAREREAAQARG, from the coding sequence ATGAGCGAATCCGCCCCTCTCCGCGTCGCCTTGATCGGCTACGGCTTCGCCGGCAAGACCTTTCACGCGCCCTTGATCGCGGCGACGCCGGGACTGGCGCTGAGCGTGGTCGGCTCCAGCGACGCGGCCAAGGTCGCCGCCGATGTTCCCGGCGCCGCCGTCGTCGCCGACCCGCTGCGAGCCGCGACCGATCCGCGCGCCGACCTGATCGTGATCGCCACGCCCAACCACAGCCACGCCCCGCTCGCGCGCGCCGCGCTCGCGGCCGGCAAGCACGTGGTGGTCGACAAGCCCTTCACCCTGGACCTGAGCGAAGCGCGCGAACTCGCGGCGCTGGCGCAACGCCACGACCGGCTGCTGTCGGTGTTCCAGAACCGGCGCTGGGACAGCGACTACCTCGGCGTGAAACGCGCCATCGAATCGGGCCGGCTCGGCGAGATCGCGCACTTCGAATCGCATATCGACCGCTTCCGCCCGCAGGTGCGCGAGCGCTGGCGCGAGCAGGCCGGTCCCGGCACCGGCGTGTGGTGGGACCTGGGCCCGCATCTGGCCGATCAGGCGCTGCAGTTGTTCGGCCTGCCCGAGCGCGTGTTCGCCAGCCTCGCCACGCAGCGCGAAGGCGCGGTGGTCGCCGATTGGGCGCACGTGGTGCTGGAGTACCCGCGGCTGCGGGCGATCCTGCACGCCGGCATGCTCGCCGCCGGCGGGGTTTCGCGTTTCCTCGTCCACGGCAGCGCCGGCAGCGTGGCGAAAGCGCGCGCCGACCGGCAGGAAGCGCAGTTGCTCGCCGGCATGAAGCCCGGCGCGCCCGGCTGGGGCGAGGACGACGACGAACTGCGATGGTTCGGCGCCGACGCGCAAGAACGCTGGCCGACGCCGGTCGGCGATCAGCGCAATTACTACGCGCAAGTGCGCGACGCCGTCGCCGGCCGCGGCGCCAACCCCGTCTCGCCGCTGCAAGCGGTGGCCTTGATGGCGGTGCTGGAAGCGGCCGAGGCTTCGGCCGCGCAAGGCCGCGCGTTGGCGCCGGCGTTGAGCGAAGAAGAGCGCGCCGCGTTCGCGCGCGAGCGCGAGGCCGCGCAAGCGCGAGGCTGA
- a CDS encoding MFS transporter yields the protein MPMSAAAQATVNSPSRVLFASLIGTTIEFFDFYIYATAAVLVFPKLFFPSADPNTATLQSLAAFALAFFARPVGAAIFGHFGDRIGRKATLVAALLTMGLSTVTIGLLPTYASIGIAAPIALALCRFGQGLGLGGEWGGAVLLATENAPPGKRAWYGMFPQLGAPIGFFLSTGIFLVLTDLMGDDAFFAWGWRIPFLASAALVFVGLWVRLRISETPAFRKAMDHHERVKVPMVGVLLRHPGALIAGTFAALATFVLFYLMTVFALSWGTAHLGYTRHEFLLLQLGSVVCFAATIPLSAMFADRSGRRLAMIVSTLAVMVFGVLFEQLFVGGNAWGVFAFLSLGLGVMGLTYGPLGTILSEMFPTAVRYTGASLAFNFAGILGASLAPSIATFLAQSYGLAYVGYYLAAAGALTLIALLMVREEEHHD from the coding sequence ATGCCGATGAGCGCAGCCGCCCAGGCCACGGTCAATTCTCCCTCGCGGGTCCTGTTCGCGAGCCTGATCGGCACCACCATCGAGTTCTTCGACTTCTACATCTACGCCACCGCCGCGGTGCTGGTGTTCCCCAAGCTGTTCTTCCCCTCGGCCGATCCCAACACCGCGACCTTGCAATCGCTGGCCGCGTTCGCGCTGGCGTTCTTCGCCCGCCCCGTCGGCGCGGCGATCTTCGGCCATTTCGGCGACCGCATCGGGCGCAAGGCGACGCTGGTGGCGGCGCTGCTGACCATGGGCCTGTCCACGGTCACCATCGGCCTGCTGCCGACCTACGCCAGCATCGGCATCGCCGCGCCGATCGCGCTGGCGCTGTGCCGCTTCGGCCAAGGCCTGGGCCTGGGCGGCGAGTGGGGCGGCGCGGTGTTGCTGGCGACCGAGAACGCGCCGCCGGGCAAGCGCGCGTGGTACGGCATGTTCCCGCAGCTGGGCGCGCCGATCGGCTTCTTCCTGTCCACCGGCATCTTCCTGGTGTTGACCGACCTGATGGGCGACGACGCCTTCTTCGCCTGGGGCTGGCGCATCCCGTTCCTGGCCAGCGCGGCGCTGGTGTTCGTCGGCCTGTGGGTGCGGCTGCGGATCAGCGAGACGCCGGCGTTCCGCAAGGCCATGGATCATCACGAGCGGGTCAAGGTGCCGATGGTCGGCGTGCTGCTGCGCCATCCCGGCGCGCTGATCGCCGGCACCTTCGCGGCGCTGGCGACGTTCGTGCTGTTCTATCTGATGACGGTGTTCGCGCTGAGTTGGGGCACCGCGCACCTGGGCTACACCCGCCACGAATTCCTGCTGCTGCAACTGGGCAGCGTGGTGTGCTTCGCCGCGACCATTCCCTTGTCGGCGATGTTCGCCGACCGCAGCGGGCGGCGTTTGGCGATGATCGTCTCGACCCTGGCGGTGATGGTGTTCGGCGTGCTGTTCGAGCAGTTGTTCGTCGGCGGCAACGCCTGGGGCGTGTTCGCGTTCCTGAGCCTGGGGCTGGGCGTGATGGGGCTGACGTACGGGCCGTTGGGGACGATTCTGTCGGAGATGTTCCCGACCGCGGTGCGCTACACCGGCGCGTCGCTGGCGTTCAATTTCGCGGGGATCCTGGGCGCGTCGCTGGCGCCGTCGATCGCGACCTTCCTGGCGCAGAGTTACGGGCTGGCGTACGTCGGGTATTACCTGGCGGCGGCGGGCGCGCTGACCTTGATCGCGCTGTTGATGGTGCGCGAGGAAGAGCATCACGATTGA